A single window of Salminus brasiliensis chromosome 18, fSalBra1.hap2, whole genome shotgun sequence DNA harbors:
- the pgk1 gene encoding phosphoglycerate kinase 1: MSLSNKLTLDKVDVKGKRVIMRVDFNVPMKDKVITNNQRIKAAVPSIQHCLDNGAKAVVLMSHLGRPDGVPMPDKYSLEPVVAELKTLLGKDVRFLKDCVGPEVERACADPPAGSVILLENLRFHVAEEGKGKDAAGNKTKASQEEINAFRASLSKLGDIYVNDAFGTAHRAHSSMVGVDLPQKAAGFLMKKELDYFAMALEKPQRPFLAILGGAKVKDKIQLINNMLDKVNEMIIGGGMAFTFLKVLKNMEIGTSLFDEEGSKIVKDLMAKAEKNGVKIALPVDFVIADKFDENAKTGTATVEAGIPADWMGLDCGPESSKLYAEAVGRAKQIVWNGPVGVFEWENFAKGTKNLMDKVVEVTKNGCITIIGGGDTATCCAKWDTEDKVSHVSTGGGASLELLEGKVLPGVDALSSV; this comes from the exons ATGTCTCTGTCCAACAAACTCACCCTGGACAAGGTGGACGTGAAGGGAAAGCGCGTCATCATGAG GGTTGATTTCAACGTACCCATGAAAGACAAGGTCATCACAAACAACCAGAG GATCAAGGCTGCAGTCCCATCCATCCAGCACTGTTTAGACAACGGGGCTAAAGCCGTGGTGCTGATGAGTCACTTGGGCCGCCCTGACGGTGTCCCCATGCCTGACAAGTACTCTCTGGAGCCTGTGGTTGCAGAACTCAAGACCCTGCTGGGGAA AGATGTTAGGTTCTTGAAAGACTGTGTGGGCCCAGAAGTGGAGAGAGCCTGTGCTGACCCTCCTGCAGGTTCCGTCATTCTCCTGGAGAACCTGCGCTTCCATGTGGCCGAGGAGGGCAAGGGCAAAGATGCTGCTGGCAACAAG ACCAAAGCATCTCAGGAGGAGATAAATGCTTTCAGGGCCTCCCTGTCCAAGCTGGGTGACATCTACGTTAATGATGCCTTCGGAACAGCACACAGAGCCCACAG CTCCATGGTGGGAGTGGATCTGCCTCAGAAGGCTGCAGGCTTCCTGATGAAGAAGGAGCTGGACTATTTTGCCATGGCCTTGGAGAAACCACAGAGACCTTTCCTGGCTATCCTTGGAGG GGCCAAGGTCAAAGATAAGATTCAGCTGATCAACAACATGCTGGACAAAGTGAACGAGATGATCATTGGGGGCGGCATGGCCTTCACCTTCCTCAAGGTCCTCAAGAACATGGAG ATCGGAACATCCCTGTTTGATGAGGAGGGATCCAAAATCGTGAAGGACCTGATGGCCAAGGCAGAGAAGAATGGCGTCAAGATCGCTCTCCCAGTTGACTTCGTCATCGCTGACAAGTTTGACGAGAATGCCAAGACCGGGACGGCTACAGTGGAAGCTGGCATTCCAGCTGACTGGATG GGTCTGGACTGTGGGCCTGAGAGCTCTAAGCTCTATGCAGAGGCTGTGGGCAGAGCCAAGCAGATTGTGTGGAACGGACCTGTTGGTGTGTTTGAGTGGGAGAATTTTGCTAAGGGAACCAAAAATCTGATGGACAAAGTTGTGGAAGTGACCAAAAATGGCTGCATCACCATCATTG GTGGCGGAGACACAGCTACCTGCTGTGCCAAGTGGGACACCGAAGACAAGGTTAGCCATGTAAGCACAGGAGGCGGAGCCAGTCTGGAGCTTCTAGAGG GTAAAGTCTTGCCTGGTGTGGATGCTCTCAGCAGCGTATAA